The following are encoded in a window of Gossypium raimondii isolate GPD5lz chromosome 13, ASM2569854v1, whole genome shotgun sequence genomic DNA:
- the LOC105767456 gene encoding E3 ubiquitin-protein ligase PRT6 isoform X1, whose protein sequence is MESPADSSPIRPRDRVVRRLAALGIPMEYLEKRYEGIIHFVNGNGLLLPEIVSSLLPTDEDVAESIQDASLRSKKWMCLSMKNQFRESMVWLQWLMFQGEPTNTLKNLEDSSVEQRGVCGAVWGSNDIAYRCRTCEHDPTCAICVPCFQNGNHKDHDYTIIYTGGGCCDCGDETAWKQEGFCTKHIGSEQIRPLDDDLANSVGPVLDALFICWKNKLFAAECIFQENMRATDCGAEQRKAANELTYVVVEMLIEFCKCSDSLLSFIARRVISLDGLLDILVRAERFFSDGVVKKLHELLLKLLAEPIFKNEFSKAFLGYYPTVIHEAIKEGSDSIFNKKYPLISTFSVQIFTVPTLTPRLVKEMNLLDMLLKCLENIFLSCAREDGRLLAAKWGSLYDTTNRVIEDIRVVMSHDVVSRYAIHEQKDFLRAWLKLLTFVQGMNPIKRETGLHIEEENEAMHLLFVLSHSIANIHSLLVDGAFSVATNEGASCLPYAYKQDVDDGDSIRHAKVGRLSQESSVCSVTGRSVSKATEIGSDSIYHSIPSTVIWLIQECLRALETWLEVDGGTPAALQSLSSPNSSGISDSNFLAIKKTLYNIKKGKYFGKLTGSSENHSSQCSSPVYSGNRASDEMEIAKNIGYDSTSSSAEIDPVACDYMGLDVSAMETDNGIGVATLRVLSLSEWLDIIYDVSSQEISVHVPLYRLFSLLLLKALRMSYGESIMPNITNACLASSLSAHVDFFCNILKGCNPLGFSASVMEHPLRIRVFCAQVIAGMWRKNGDAALVSCEWYRSVRWTEQGLELDLFLMQCCAALAPPDLYVKRIVERFGLLNYISLTLERSNEYEPVLVQEMLTLIMQILLERRFCGRNTADSLKRELIYKLAIGDATHSQLVKSLPRELSKSDQLQEILDRVAVYSNPSGFNQGMYSLRWAYWKELDLYHPRWNSRDLQVAEERYLRFCGVSAMTTQLPKWTKIYPPLEGVARIATCRETLKIIRAVLFYSVFTDKFTESRAPDGILMTALHLLSLALDIYLQHNGSGGVEHHIGDSNSMLDFASEAITESLNYTAGNQSLLSLLVALMRMHRQDNENNYMESSKSSFSPLIESLLKKFAEVDSQCMTKLQQLAPEVVSHLSKSTSNTERRTSGSASDSEMRKAKARERQAAILAKMKAEQSKFLSSISSTADDSKSEAEVSDSDLEHEAEGAVQQSCSLCHDPTSKDPVSFLILLQKSRLLSFVDRGPPSWDQCSEEQGYIPANRSSNQSGSNASAHSSGLPSSSVQLTENPVIESNNNRQGQDREVNVILEFFKSRFPSVRSTQAPLTSTDVGDSSIYNIEKLEEDMYKSIRNEMCNNLLRSSFKTDVVSSATECSQGNHRDAEIDILGKYIVALSSETIGNPLGTENTDVGRELTESTSQPLVYDGFGPLDCDGIYLSSCGHAVHQSCLERYLSSLKERFARRSFFEGAHIVDPNQGEFLCPVCRRLANSVLPVVNGTSRKAGRQPMTSTVDQVPSLGSSSAANKETCSLLLQQGLCLLKTAANVVGRPDFFEGLSFQRKESLSQNLEPISRVLSKMYFSKMQDRFLGSPRLSHPIILWDTLKYSLMSTEIAARSGKTYMAANYTLTSLYKEFKSSSEFTFSLLQRVVQNLSTTNSLHALQRFRGLQLFAESICSGLVFDNHSTTHNKEDKLLRILKHDDKEALYPDIQLWNSASHPVLARDPFSSLIWVLFCLPCPFISCEESLSSLVHVFYVVSVIQALIVCCQRHGCKTDGLDSHNRLVTDICGILGETGCAHWYFVSNSVDHSCDIKDMIRRLSFPYLRRCALLWKLLKSSSTAPFCERDDVWEPSHATTDMMDTVESASVELNEIEELENMFKIPPIDVVLEDEVVLSFALKWFHHFNKVYEACSFRNVFYCNPAVPFKLMSLPHVYQDLLQSRYIKQCCPECKAALVEPALCLLCGRLCSPSWKSCCRESGCMVHAMNCGAGIGVFLLIRRTTILLQRCARQAPWPSPYLDAFGEEDIEMHRGKPLYLNEERYAALTYMVASHGLDRSSKVLGQTTIGTFFMV, encoded by the exons ATGGAATCGCCTGCCGATTCTTCGCCGATTAGGCCCCGTGATCGAGTCGTACGG AGGTTAGCTGCTTTAGGGATTCCAATGGAGTACCTTGAGAAGCGTTATGAGGGGATAATTCATTTTGTTAATGGTAATGGATTATTGTTGCCAGAGATAGTTTCCTCACTCTTACCTACAGATGAGGATGTGGCTGAGTCAATACAAGATGCTAGTTTAAGGTCTAAGAAATGGATGTGCCTAAGTATGAAAAATCAATTTCGTGAGAGTATGGTTTGGTTGCAGTGGCTGATGTTTCAGGGTGAACCGACAAACACTTTGAAAAACCTAGAGGACTCGAGTGTTGAACAACGTGGTGTTTGTGGTGCAGTTTGGGGATCGAATGACATTGCATATAGGTGCCGGACGTGTGAGCATGATCCAACTTGTGCTATTTGTGTTCCCTGTTTCCAGAATGGGAATCACAAGGATCATGACTATACGATTATCTATACCGGTGGCGGTTGCTGTGATTGTGGGGATGAAACGGCATGGAAACAGGAGGGGTTCTGCACGAAGCATATAGGTTCTGAACAGATTCGACCACTCGATGATGACTTAGCAAACTCTGTTGGTCCAGTGCTTGATGCACTCTTTATTTGTTGGAAAAACAAGCTATTCGCAGCAGAATGTATATTTCAGGAAAATATGAGAGCAACTGATTGTGGTGCCGAGCAGAGGAAGGCTGCAAATGAGCTTACTTATGTGGTTGTTGAGATGCTTATAGAATTTTGCAAGTGTAGTGACAGTTTGCTTAGTTTTATAGCTAGGAGGGTAATTTCTCTAGATGGTTTATTGGATATTCTGGTTAGAGCAGAGAGGTTCTTTAGTGATGGTGTCGTGAAGAAGCTCCATGAACTGCTGCTGAAATTGCTGGCAGAGCCCATCTTCAAAAATGAATTTTCTAAAGCATTTTTAGGTTACTACCCAACTGTTATACATGAAGCCATAAAAGAGGGAAGTGACAGCATTTTCAATAAGAAATACCCACTGATCTCAACTTTCTCTGTCCAAATATTCACAGTGCCAACACTAACTCCTCGTCTTGTGAAGGAGATGAACCTATTGGACATGCTACTGAAATGCTTggaaaacatttttctttcttgcGCTCGAGAAGATGGTCGTTTGCTG GCTGCTAAGTGGGGAAGTTTGTATGATACCACTAACCGTGTAATTGAAGACATCCGGGTTGTTATGAGCCATGATGTAGTCTCCAGATATGCAATCCATGAACAGAAGGACTTCTTAAGAGCTTGGCTAAAGCTTTTGACTTTTGTGCAAGGGATGAACCCTATAAAGAGGGAAACTGGCCTCcatattgaagaagaaaatgaggcTATGCATTTGCTTTTTGTTTTAAGCCATTCTATTGCCAATATTCACTCCCTTCTGGTAGATGGTGCATTTTCTGTTGCCACAAATGAAGGGGCAAGCTGTCTTCCTTACGCTTATAAGCAAGATGTGGATGATGGAGATAGCATAAGACATGCAAAAGTAGGAAGGCTCTCCCAAGAGAGTTCTGTTTGTAGTGTAACAGGAAGGAGTGTTTCAAAGGCTACTGAAATAGGATCtgattccatatatcattcaattCCCTCCACTGTCATCTGGTTAATACAGGAGTGCTTGAGGGCTTTGGAGACTTGGTTGGAAGTTGATGGCGGTACCCCTGCTGCTCTTCAGAGTTTATCTTCTCCAAATAGTAGTGGCATTTCTGATAGCAATTTTTTGGCAATAAAGAAAACCTTGTACAACATTAAGAAAGGCAAATATTTTGGGAAGCTAACTGGTTCAAGTGAAAATCATAGCTCACAATGTTCTTCACCTGTATATAGTGGAAATCGAGCAAGTGATGAAATGGAGATTGCTAAAAATATAGGCTATGACAGTACAAGCTCTTCAGCTGAAATTGATCCTGTTGCATGCGATTATATGGGTTTGGATGTCAGTGCCATGGAGACAGACAATGGCATAGGAGTAGCGACTCTACGTGTTTTGAGTTTAAGCGAATGGCTAGATATCATTTATGATGTTAGTTCACAAGAGATATCTGTTCACGTTCCATTATATCGATTATTTTCCTTGCTTTTGCTGAAGGCATTGAGAATGTCTTATGGTGAATCTATAATGCCAAATATAACAAATGCTTGTTTGGCAAGTTCATTATCAGCACATGTAGATTTCTTTTGCAACATCCTTAAGGGCTGCAATCCTTTGGGGTTCTCTGCCTCTGTTATGGAGCACCCTTTACGGATTAGGGTATTTTGTGCTCAAGTTATTGCTGGAATGTGGCGGAAGAATGGGGATGCTGCCCTAGTATCTTGTGAGTGGTACCGCTCTGTTCGCTG GACTGAACAAGGCTTGGAgcttgatttattcttgatgcAGTGTTGTGCTGCACTAGCTCCTCCTGATCTCTATGTTAAGAGAATTGTAGAGCGCTTTGGGCTGTTGAACTACATCTCTCTTACTCTTGAGAGGTCAAATGA GTATGAGCCAGTTCTTGTTCAGGAAATGCTCACTCTAATCATGCAAATATTACTAGAAAGGAGATTTTGTGGACGCAATACGGCTGACAGTTTGAAAAGAGAACTGATTTATAAGTTAGCCATTGGAGATGCTACTCACAGTCAACTAGTGAAATCTCTACCACGTGAGCTTTCCAAGTCTGACCAGCTTCAAGAAATTTTAGATAGGGTTGCTGTATACTCTAATCCATCAGGCTTTAATCAG GGAATGTATTCATTGCGTTGGGCCTATTGGAAGGAGCTGGATTTATACCACCCTCGTTGGAACTCAAGGGATTTGCAAGTTGCAGAAGAAAGATACTTGCGTTTCTGTGGTGTTTCTGCAATGACTACTCAGCTGCCTAAGTGGACAAAGATATATCCTCCTCTTGAGGGAGTCGCTAGGATTGCTACATGCAGAGAGACACTTAAGATTATTCGTGCAGTTCTATTCTATTCTGTTTTCACTGATAAATTTACTGAATCACGTGCTCCTGATGGTATCCTAATGACAGCCCTGCACTTACTTTCACTAGCATTAGACATTTATTTGCAGCACAATGGATCTGGTGGTGTAGAACATCATATTGGAGATTCAAATTCCATGCTGGATTTTGCTAGTGAAGCAATTACTGAATCATTAAACTATACTGCTGGCAACCAGAGCTTGTTATCACTTCTTGTTGCATTAATGAGAATGCATCGGCAAGACAACGAAAACAATTACATGGAATCCAGCAAAAGCAGTTTTTCTCCTCTGATTGAAAGTTTATTGAAGAAGTTCGCTGAAGTTGATTCCCAGTGCATGACCAAACTGCAACAACTTGCACCTGAAGTGGTCAGCCACCTGTCAAAATCTACTTCTAATACCGAGAGGAGGACATCAGGTTCAGCTTCTGATAGTGAAATGCGCAAGGCGAAAGCTCGTGAAAGACAAGCTGCCATATTG GCTAAAATGAAAGCAGAGCAGTCCAAGTTTTTGTCAAGCATCAGTTCCACTGCTGATGATTCAAAATCTGAAGCAGAAGTTTCTGATTCTGACTTGGAACATGAAGCAGAGGGTGCTGTGCAGCAGAGTTGCTCCCTTTGCCATGATCCTACTTCCAAAGATCCTGTTTCTTTCTTGATTCTTCTACAA aaATCTAGGCTTTTGAGCTTTGTTGATAGAGGTCCTCCATCATGGGATCAATGTTCAGAGGAGCAAGGTTATATTCCCGCAAATAGGTCATCCAATCAGTCAGGTTCAAATGCCTCTGCCCACAGTTCAGGATTGCCTTCTTCGTCAGTACAGTTGACTGAAAATCCAGTTATTGAGTCTAACAATAACAGGCAGGGACAAGATAGGGAGGTAAATGTCATTCTTGAGTTTTTCAAGTCTCGATTTCCTTCAGTGAGGAGCACTCAAGCACCTTTAACATCTACTGATGTGGGGGACAGTAGTATATACAATATAGAGAAGTTGGAAGAAGATATGTACAAATCTATTCGTAACGAAATGTGTAATAATTTGTTACGCTCAAGTTTCAAAACGGATGTGGTATCCTCTGCCACTGAATGTTCTCAAGGAAACCACAGGGATGCTGAAATTGACATTCTTGGAAAGTACATTGTTGCACTTTCAAGTGAGACAATTGGAAACCCTTTGGGTACTGAAAACACTGATGTCGGTAGAGAGTTGACAGAATCTACTTCACAGCCTCTTGTTTATGACGGGTTTGGACCGTTAGATTGTGACGGGATTTATCTTTCTTCCTGTGGGCATGCTGTACATCAGAGTTGCCTTGAACGCTATTTATCATCACTGAAGGAAAG ATTTGCCCGAAGGAGTTTCTTTGAGGGGGCACATATTGTGGATCCCAATCAG GGAGAGTTTCTGTGTCCTGTGTGTCGCAGACTAGCAAATTCTGTCTTGCCTGTAGTGAATGGGACTTCCCGAAAGGCTGGAAGGCAGCCTATGACTTCAACTGTTGATCAAGTGCCTTCTTTAGGTTCTTCATCTGCAGCGAACAAAGAAACATGTTCTCTTCTGCTTCAGCAAGGTTTATGTCTTCTAAAAACTGCCGCCAATGTGGTTGGGAGACCTGATTTCTTTGAAGGTCtttcttttcaaagaaaagaaagtttaagTCAGAATCTGGAGCCTATATCCCGTGTTCTGTCCAaaatgtatttttcaaaaatgcagGATAGATTCTTAGGATCTCCAAGGTTAAGCCACCCAATAATTTTATGGGATACTCTTAAATATTCCCTTATGTCAACAGAAATTGCTGCTCGCAGTGGAAAGACATATATGGCTGCAAATTATACTCTTACTTCTTTGTATAAGGAATTTAAATCTTCTAGTGAATTTACATTTTCCTTGTTGCAAAGAGTTGTGCAGAACTTGAGCACTACAAATTCTCTTCATGCCCTCCAAAGATTTAGAGGTCTTCAACTATTTGCAGAGTCTATATGTTCTGGGCTTGTCTTTGATAACCACAGCACCACACATAACAAAGAAG ATAAGCTCCTTCGTATCTTGAAGCATGATGATAAGGAAGCATTATATCCTGACATTCAATTATGGAATTCGGCATCTCATCCTGTTCTTGCTCGTGACCCTTTCTCATCACTGATTTGGGTTCTCTTCTGTCTTCCCTGCCCATTTATCTCATGTGAGGAGTCCTTGTCATCCCTTGTGCATGTTTTCTATGTTGTCTCTGTGATTCAG GCTTTAATTGTATGTTGTCAGAGACATGGTTGTAAGACCGATGGATTAGATTCCCATAATCGCCTAGTTACTGATATCTGTGGCATTCTTGGAGAAACTGGTTGTGCTCACTGGTATTTTGTGTCAAATAGTGTCGACCATTCTTGTGATATTAAAGATATGATTCGAAGATTGAGTTTCCCGTACTTACGGAGATGTGCATTGTTGTGGAAGTTGCTTAAATCGTCTTCCACAGCACCTTTCTGCGAAAGAGATGATGTGTGGGAGCCCTCTCATGCAACAACTGACATGATGGATACAGTTGAAAGTGCTTCAGTGGAGCTTAATGAAATAGAAGAACTAGAGAATATGTTTAAGATTCCTCCTATAGATGTTGTTCTTGAAGATGAAGTCGTACTATCATTTGCATTAAAATGGTTTCATCACTTCAACAAGGTATATGAGGCCTGCAGTTTCCGAAATGTTTTCTACTGCAATCCTGCGGTTCCGTTCAAGTTGATGAGCCTGCCTCATGTTTATCAAGACTTACTACAAAG CAGGTATATAAAGCAGTGTTGCCCTGAATGCAAAGCTGCGCTTGTTGAACCTGCATTATGCCTTTTGTGTGGTAGATTGTGCTCTCCAAGTTGGAAATCATGCTGCAG GGAGAGTGGATGCATGGTTCATGCAATGAACTGTGGTGCTGGTATTGGTGTATTTCTGTTGATAAGG AGAACAACAATCCTACTGCAAAGATGTGCGCGTCAAGCTCCTTGGCCTTCTCCATatttggatgcatttggtgaaGAG GATATTGAAATGCATAGAGGAAAACCACTGTACTTGAACGAGGAACGCTATGCAGCTCTAACTTACATG GTTGCTTCTCATGGCCTTGATCGGAGTTCGAAGGTTCTAGGCCAAACAACCATTGGTACCTTTTTCATGGTTTAA